The DNA region TGCCGCCGGGAAAAGACAAAACTGTTCCTCAAGGGTTCCAAGTGCGAGACGGACAAATGTCCGATCGAGAAGCGGCCCTACCCTCCGGGCGAGCACGGTCGTGCCCGCACCAAGGAGAGCGAGTTCCTGCTGCAGATGCGCGAGAAGCAGAAGTGCGCGCGCATTTACGGCGTCTTGGAGAAGCAGTTCCGCAACTACTACGACGAGGCAAACCGACACCAGGGCAAGACCGGTGAGAACCTGTTGACCATCCTGGAGAGTCGCCTGGACAACGTCGTGTTCCGCGCCGGGTTCGGCAAGAGCCGCGACATGGCTCGCCAACTTGTCCGTCACGGTCACATCACCGTGAACGGCAAGAAGGTCGACATCCCGTCCTACCGCGTGACGCCCAACGACATCGTTGAGGTTCGCAGCAAGTCCCGCGAGATGACTCCGTTCGTGGTCGCCCACGCAGAAGCTGACGAGCACACGGTGCCC from Candidatus Nanopelagicales bacterium includes:
- the rpsD gene encoding 30S ribosomal protein S4 — encoded protein: MARYTGPDCKRCRREKTKLFLKGSKCETDKCPIEKRPYPPGEHGRARTKESEFLLQMREKQKCARIYGVLEKQFRNYYDEANRHQGKTGENLLTILESRLDNVVFRAGFGKSRDMARQLVRHGHITVNGKKVDIPSYRVTPNDIVEVRSKSREMTPFVVAHAEADEHTVPGWLEVIPNRMRVLVHQLPTREQIDTQVQEQLIVELYSK